cggtgcgcctattgatgatctcttaaacatatctctgcatcatgaaacgatgcaggtccaattggacgtcagtacatgaaatgtacgattATGTAatatggccgaatgaaacatgcatcaaggtagaataatatcagttcagatatctcaaatcGGAAGGTGAGAGACTCAAtcaggtgtcataagtctaaagtaaaaatacagtttagacagagaccaatcatatacaatccaattcaatcatgtacaatccaattcgatcatatacaatcctattcaatcatatcatatacaatccgattcaatccaatcatatgcaatctaatctaatcaaatccaatcatatacaatcaactcaacaataaagttaaaggactcaactcaatagatatgcaaattagaatttagcaacgttttacaattcgactcaattatctacaatctcaatcaaatcgATCATATCATGCCCaattcactcaatttgggagtttctctaaccgacaaccatcacctatgagacagtgatgtacaacaagccgatATTATTGTCACATCCGTTCAATACTTTGTCAggatatgaacgaatcaacaaatcatggatccaacaatcaatcaagtcctatcatgtcaggacaatgaaatagggaaacatcctactttaacggttcaatccttttctacgctggctacatagttattgagttcgagttattacttactcttacccaatttggtattcgatactcctcctaagactcaatatgctcacatctatcaggtgagtaaaatactcaaaatgctcatttGGTCTTATTAGTCTCTCATCAAAATCAActatctcaatcatcaaactcttctctttaaatttgatacaatctcaactcaatgaatgcatttaaaacataatttttaactcttcaactcaatctcaaaatagatgttttaatgtaataatgttcaactcgtttatactcaaaataattatgctcaaaatagtaattaagagacttctcaaacttaaatcatacctttccaaaactccaactcaaacaatcatttatactcaaaatgctcataaaactcaagtcaaatcgaattatgcaaatcatatcatgtagttacattagactccaattcattacatttcaaaacatcatcatcaacattatcTCTTCATCAACCatttcactttttttaaaaaatgatcatttacatcatcatcaaatatcttgctccaaaatccttcTTTAATTCTAtgatcaatttcatcaaactcattaaaatatgcatcatctcactttgagagcaatactttatttatacatgaaaaccatcaatctcaacctcaaggcaaattatgacaaaaataaaatctcatcttgggttcatgtgaatgaatacatgaatgtatacctcaaatactcaactcaaagacatcatcaatacatatgcatttatatacaaaaactcaatagaaattttagataactcaagaactcaattcatggagcctcaaaactcaactcaactcgaatcaatgaagatgtagagCACGAGTatgaacttagtccaacgttgtgaatagccttacatacctggaatgaagattatctcaTCGAAAATCAAAGACCTAGCTTaaagatcttgaatcctagctCTGTTTCTCCTCTCACATCTcttctctcaaaagttctaaggGTGAATGAGAAGAAAACTCCCCTGGAATACGGATAAAGGGCGGATTTTATCCCTAAAACGTAGTGGGTTAGGTTGGGAAAGGTGGAGAAAAGACTGAAAAGCCtctccaaaaattaaaaaagagcaGAAATTTGAACTATGGTGGAACAAGTCCGTGTCGAGGAGTTGTTCCTCCATAATTcatttttctccaaaattttaagttgaaaCAAAATTGGtcaagtccgcgacgcggactgaTCGCGTACCCTTCTGGTTATCtggacataactttttactccgaactccaaaaatacaattttagtggcgttggaaagaatactcaaagacctttaatttgataggtcatgggacacccaattcgttatattctaggatatatggtcgttttaagttgacccttatatggtCTCATACGAAAATTTAggcgatagaaattctttgggcttGACTtgatgttagagatcccttatgaccctaaaccacgtataatactcttcaaatacttagtaattgatcctaactcatatatacaattagaagtcattcagttcgagtctatacgcatatgaagaatggttagAGTCTTGGcggaaaaaaaattggggtgttacaaatatTCTCTTCTTAATTTgtcttattatttaataatcctATTTTATTCTTATACTGCATTTTCATAATTGTTATACGACATTCCTTACTTTTCTTGTaggtttatcattcaaattgtTGATGTACATTATGTAACGACAGAGAACGGTACAATCTATTATCTATCCAAACattgtattcattaaaacaatgcaatacgatacaatacaatacaatacgatacattatgaaataatacatAACAACCCTTTAGATGATATTGTGTTTTATCCGTAGTAAAAGTAAGAAGAAATTGTTTTTGTATCATTAAGAGTTATTTAACCTTAATCAAAAACACACATAGGAGCGTCATCTTTTTCAACCGACAcaatatatatgttttaattgataaaTTTCAATTAGATGGGAAAAAAATAGTAGTAGTAacgtaaaaaaaaaagtttaaaaaaaaagaagcaagagaACCACAAGCTCTTTTGTGGTAGGAAAAAGCTGGTGACATCTGGCCATACCTTGCCTTGAGAGTAGGCAAACAAGACAAGTGAATATAAAGAGACCAAGCAAGATTCACAATTTAGGATCACAAGCTTTCCATGAAAAAACATTCATGTCAATTCACCCAATTAAATACTTTGCCTTAGTTTTATTCACGATATAGCTACGCGTAGATCATAATATATTCAATCGTTTTTTTTTGTAGAGAATAATAATGTAAGAATTTTTATGCGATGAATGTATAATTATATCGGTACATATTGCAAACTTATTGATTTTTATTCATTAGTTACTCTGATGCACTACCAATACGAACTTTAGGTAAACCGACAAAAGATTATATTAAATCTTGCGACAATTATTTCCTTAAATGATAAACCAAATGTAACTATTATAATTACTCTTTATTATTGAGGAAAACATATAACAATCCTTTATAGTAAAACAAAACATTACGAAATATCCTTAAAAAGATATCCACAACCACCGAACCATATGCCACTTTACCACTCACAAAGTAACGTTAACACAATTAAGAAACTCACCGAACTTCTTAAAAATTCCtctcaaatattttagttgtctCCATCAAACATTACAATCTACCTATTTATATAGAGGTGGTTGCGTGCCATTGTAACTATATATATCAATTGCTATTTGTAGTGTCACCTTCTTCTTAACAACGACAACATTCATACCAATTATTATGTCTGGTAGTTCAATTCACCATTTAAAGTCCAAACAAAAAGGATccctttcaaaatttcaaaaaatatcgCAGCCAAATCCATACACTTATTTTATAATACAATCTATTTAAATTAATACCATTCAAATGCATGCATTGTTAAATTAAAAGTAGTCCCCACCATCATCCTCACTCTTCCCAAGTAGTAACTCAGAAGCCCAACTTTATTTTTCTCCACAATAATCATTTGATAGGCAGAGAAAAGACTTAAAAAAGCTCCACGCTCTGCTAAAAAAAGGCCGGCTTTATTTGCACCCAAATAGTATTCTTGACTTATAAACAAGAAACGAACAATTTTCTATTGTCGCCTGCAAGCTTATTCCTTCACCTCCCATTTGTCTCCCTCTTTATAACTGTCCTCTTTCAACATCGACcaaaagaagaacaagaaaaaatgatgaaaattacGACGGAAAGCGAAGAAATTGTTCTcctaaaagaacaagaaaaggaaTTAGAAGAAGACGAAGACggcgaagaagaagaagcattaTCACTGTGTGATCTTCCGAACAATGAAGAGAACCAAACGAAGAAAGAAGCTTCTAGAAGTACTAGTGAAGAAGCCGCCCAATTagaagattttgattttaaCTCTTCTGGTGGTAATTTGTTGAAAGGATCAGAGATGTGTACGGCAGATGAAATTTTCTACAAAGGCCGAATATTGCCTCTCCGTCATTCAATTAGTTTGCCAAGTGATCGGCGCAATTGTCATGACACAAATTCAAGTAGTAGAAGTAGCAGTATTCGAAGCCAACGTTCATCTAGCAGTGGCAGTTCTTCTAATTTCAACACGAAATACATGCCTAAGATTCGAAATCAATTTCATTCACATCCTAGTCCAACACCTCAGGTTCGATTTTCTAAAGTTAATATTCAATCAAATGTCAACAATTCAACTCGAAAATCAGCATTGTGGAGTCTTTTTCGTGTTGGTCTAGTGACTCCACCAGAAATTGCATTACAAGATCTGAAAAACAGAGGAAACAGAGATATTTCCGGAAGTCGAAATAGCACCAGCAGTAGCAGCAGCGGCAGCTTCAGCAATAATGATAATAGAATGAAAATTATACTAAGCAAGAAAAAGAAACAGAGATTTTCACTTGGCAGCTGCAAATGTTCAGCAAATGCAGTAGAAACAGTTCCTATCGTGAACAGTAGAAGTACaattaagaaaataagaaaagccACCGGGGACCATGAACATGAAGATGAAGATAAGAAGAATTCATCAGAGAATATCAAAGCGACAAAAAAACAAGCAATGTCGCGTCATCGAACGTTTGAGTGGTTAAAGCAACTTTCACTAGAAGGTCCATCAGATGAAACATAAAGATTTCAAAGCATCACGCATGCTTagcttgttttttttttccttcttttaagTAATGttgacttcttcttttttttgttgttgttgctttttTTTTGCGTAGTGAAATCATGAAGTTAATTAATTGAGGACGCAATTATAAtgtaaaaagaacaaaaaaaaaagtaaattaaagCTAAGGTGTTTGATGTGAATTGTGATTAAATAATGACCATTATTTTTTGTCTTTGAGTAAAATTAATAATTGAAGATGGGAAGGCCGTGATGAGTGGAAAGCTGTGAGTTGTAGTGAATAGATGTGGGAATTTTGTGGCGTGGTTGATGATGCTATTGCTCGTCATGATTAAAGTGTGAACTTTCATGAAATTGTTTTACTACTTTTTCTATGCGGGATTTTAATTTCCAGTTCCATCTGGGTATTTCAAATTTGTCTACAACCACGAGGCAGATATTTAAGTAACCATAAATGTCAAGTATCCaatgaaaattgaaatatcttcAATGTCaggaaaattgaaaaagaaaattg
The sequence above is a segment of the Solanum dulcamara chromosome 11, daSolDulc1.2, whole genome shotgun sequence genome. Coding sequences within it:
- the LOC129873233 gene encoding uncharacterized protein LOC129873233 — its product is MMKITTESEEIVLLKEQEKELEEDEDGEEEEALSLCDLPNNEENQTKKEASRSTSEEAAQLEDFDFNSSGGNLLKGSEMCTADEIFYKGRILPLRHSISLPSDRRNCHDTNSSSRSSSIRSQRSSSSGSSSNFNTKYMPKIRNQFHSHPSPTPQVRFSKVNIQSNVNNSTRKSALWSLFRVGLVTPPEIALQDLKNRGNRDISGSRNSTSSSSSGSFSNNDNRMKIILSKKKKQRFSLGSCKCSANAVETVPIVNSRSTIKKIRKATGDHEHEDEDKKNSSENIKATKKQAMSRHRTFEWLKQLSLEGPSDET